One region of Bacterioplanoides sp. SCSIO 12839 genomic DNA includes:
- a CDS encoding alpha/beta fold hydrolase: protein MALQTINNIALNLTDNRPDDHQHAFIWAHGLMFCSASDVESGLFAWKYTEQNHRLVRYDARGHGESEVTPLAEDYQWAGLAKDMLAVAEQTGAKRVVLGGASMGCGTSLTAALDLIHSGEKEKLAGLVLVIPPTSWKTRPAQARKYKLLALLNKLKLIPSLLPTLTKNKVIAGFLNKSMPYCEISLQHYMSSHKKEAYHPMLMGSAQSDLPDEEELKKIDVPTLILGWTEDVSHPVSTAKKLRELLPNSEIHLANQARHVDQWDQQINEFLTSLKC, encoded by the coding sequence ATGGCTCTGCAAACCATTAATAATATAGCGCTGAATCTAACGGATAATCGCCCTGACGATCACCAACATGCTTTCATCTGGGCGCATGGTTTGATGTTTTGTAGCGCGTCCGATGTGGAATCTGGGTTATTTGCCTGGAAGTACACCGAACAGAACCACCGACTGGTTCGTTATGATGCCCGAGGTCATGGCGAGTCGGAAGTCACGCCTCTGGCTGAAGATTATCAGTGGGCAGGTCTGGCTAAAGATATGTTAGCGGTTGCCGAACAGACTGGCGCAAAACGTGTTGTTCTGGGTGGCGCGTCGATGGGATGTGGCACCAGTTTGACGGCGGCACTGGATCTGATTCATTCTGGCGAGAAAGAAAAATTAGCTGGGTTGGTGTTAGTGATCCCGCCGACATCGTGGAAAACCCGCCCTGCTCAGGCACGAAAATACAAATTATTAGCACTGCTGAATAAGCTGAAATTAATCCCGTCTTTATTGCCAACACTCACCAAAAATAAAGTGATTGCCGGGTTCCTGAATAAGTCCATGCCGTATTGTGAAATTTCACTGCAACATTATATGAGTAGCCATAAAAAAGAAGCGTACCACCCTATGTTGATGGGGTCGGCACAGTCGGACTTGCCGGACGAAGAGGAACTGAAAAAAATTGATGTACCAACATTAATTCTGGGTTGGACCGAAGACGTAAGTCACCCGGTGTCGACGGCCAAAAAATTGCGCGAACTGTTACCCAACAGCGAAATTCACCTGGCGAATCAAGCGCGCCATGTTGATCAATGGGATCAGCAGATCAATGAGTTTTTAACCAGTCTGAAGTGTTAA
- the rsmD gene encoding 16S rRNA (guanine(966)-N(2))-methyltransferase RsmD, which yields MSKSTPTQQLRIIGGQWRSRRLRFPAVDGLRPTMDRVRETVFNWLQFDVEGARVLDTFAGSGALGFEALSRGAKEVIFLEKNAKAALQLKENLQTLQAKNAQVWAGDALNWLEQNPEPYDLVFLDPPFGKNLLQPSIEKLRLLPGALVYVEHEANLKPEFPQNWNEKKSKTTKEFCFRLFEVL from the coding sequence GTGAGCAAATCCACTCCCACTCAACAGCTTCGGATTATCGGCGGCCAATGGCGTTCGCGACGATTACGTTTCCCGGCGGTGGATGGATTACGCCCCACCATGGATCGGGTGCGCGAAACTGTTTTTAACTGGCTGCAATTTGATGTCGAAGGCGCGCGTGTTTTAGATACTTTTGCCGGCAGTGGCGCATTAGGGTTTGAAGCGCTTTCGCGTGGCGCCAAAGAAGTGATTTTTCTGGAGAAAAACGCCAAAGCAGCACTGCAATTAAAAGAGAACCTGCAAACTCTGCAGGCAAAAAACGCGCAGGTGTGGGCCGGTGATGCACTGAACTGGCTGGAGCAAAACCCTGAACCTTACGACTTGGTTTTTCTCGACCCACCCTTTGGTAAAAACCTGCTGCAACCGTCTATCGAGAAACTGCGTTTATTGCCGGGTGCGCTGGTGTATGTCGAACATGAAGCGAACTTAAAGCCAGAATTTCCACAGAACTGGAATGAGAAAAAAAGCAAAACCACCAAAGAATTTTGCTTCCGGTTGTTTGAAGTACTTTAA
- the ftsY gene encoding signal recognition particle-docking protein FtsY, which translates to MFDFFKRKKKAPEEQKPAAEQVVETQQELEATETLAVEPTEEATVDHAAGMETAVQAAEEVVAEEQALQHPESEQPEPQLETQSEREPETKVVESASESVTEEASDDLTFFEEAAEQQAPKEEKKKGFFGRIRDGLSKTRSGLADGLADLLLGKKEIDDDLLEDLETQLIMADVGMEATQEIMERLTGRITRKELSDSDALFEALIEELRTMLDVAQQPLVVDSEKTPYVILMVGINGVGKTTTIGKLAKQFQNRGKSVMLAAGDTFRAAAVEQLQVWGERNDVPVVAQHTGADSASVIFDAVEAAKSRNVDILIADTAGRLHTKDNLMQELEKVVRVMKKLDDTAPHEVMLVLDAGTGQNAINQCKQFLQAVGVTGLTLTKLDGTAKGGIIFALAKQFEIPVRFIGVGEGIDDLRPFNADEFTRALFKQD; encoded by the coding sequence ATGTTTGATTTTTTTAAGCGTAAAAAGAAAGCGCCAGAAGAACAAAAACCTGCAGCTGAGCAGGTCGTAGAAACACAGCAAGAATTGGAAGCAACAGAAACCCTTGCTGTTGAGCCAACTGAGGAAGCGACTGTTGATCATGCCGCTGGTATGGAAACGGCAGTGCAGGCAGCTGAAGAGGTAGTGGCGGAAGAGCAGGCCTTGCAGCACCCCGAATCAGAACAACCAGAGCCACAGCTCGAAACTCAGTCCGAAAGAGAGCCTGAAACGAAAGTGGTGGAGTCTGCCTCAGAGTCAGTGACAGAAGAAGCCAGTGACGATCTGACCTTCTTTGAAGAAGCCGCAGAACAACAAGCGCCAAAAGAAGAAAAGAAAAAAGGTTTCTTTGGTCGTATTCGTGATGGCCTGAGTAAAACCCGCAGTGGTCTGGCGGATGGCTTAGCGGATTTACTGCTGGGTAAAAAAGAAATTGATGACGATCTGCTGGAAGATCTGGAAACTCAGCTGATCATGGCAGATGTGGGGATGGAAGCCACTCAGGAAATCATGGAGCGTCTGACCGGCCGCATTACCCGTAAAGAACTGAGCGACTCCGATGCGTTGTTTGAAGCCTTAATTGAAGAGCTGCGAACGATGCTGGATGTGGCACAGCAACCGCTGGTGGTCGACAGTGAAAAAACACCGTACGTGATTCTGATGGTAGGCATTAACGGTGTGGGTAAAACCACCACCATTGGCAAGCTGGCAAAACAATTCCAGAACCGTGGCAAAAGTGTGATGCTGGCTGCCGGTGATACCTTCCGGGCAGCGGCGGTTGAGCAGTTGCAGGTCTGGGGTGAACGTAACGATGTTCCGGTGGTTGCTCAGCATACCGGCGCAGATTCTGCTTCGGTGATTTTTGATGCCGTGGAAGCCGCTAAGTCTCGTAATGTGGATATTCTGATTGCCGATACCGCTGGCCGTTTACACACCAAAGACAACCTGATGCAGGAGCTGGAAAAAGTCGTACGAGTGATGAAAAAACTCGACGACACGGCACCGCATGAGGTGATGTTGGTATTGGATGCCGGTACCGGCCAAAACGCCATTAACCAATGTAAGCAGTTCTTGCAGGCTGTGGGCGTCACCGGCCTGACGTTAACCAAGCTGGACGGTACCGCCAAAGGTGGCATTATCTTCGCGCTGGCGAAGCAGTTTGAGATTCCGGTACGCTTTATTGGTGTGGGTGAAGGTATTGATGACTTACGCCCGTTTAACGCCGATGAATTTACCCGGGCGCTGTTCAAACAAGACTGA
- the ftsE gene encoding cell division ATP-binding protein FtsE gives MVRFDRVSKRYSSDTGGGKDALTGVNFELQRGEFAFLTGHSGAGKSTLLKLMMLMERPSRGQVIIDGQNLARLRQSQVPYHRRKVGVVFQNHQLLFDRSVFDNVALPLQIAGYTPAEAGRRVRAALDSVGLLGMEKRNPIELSGGEQQRVGIARAVVNKPPLLLADEPTGNLDPELSEEIMNLFTRFQQVGVTVLIATHDIALIERMGHRRLILDQGQMVQGQLKEERYGSL, from the coding sequence ATGGTCCGGTTTGACCGGGTCAGTAAGCGTTACAGCAGTGATACCGGTGGTGGCAAAGATGCCCTGACGGGTGTGAACTTTGAACTGCAGCGTGGTGAATTCGCCTTTCTGACCGGTCACAGTGGCGCCGGGAAAAGTACCCTGCTGAAGCTGATGATGCTGATGGAGCGTCCGAGCCGTGGTCAGGTCATTATTGATGGTCAGAACCTGGCGCGCTTACGCCAGTCGCAGGTGCCGTATCACCGCCGTAAAGTAGGGGTGGTGTTTCAGAATCACCAACTGCTGTTTGATCGCAGCGTATTTGATAACGTCGCGCTGCCGTTACAGATTGCCGGTTATACTCCCGCCGAAGCCGGTCGCCGTGTTCGTGCCGCGTTAGATTCTGTCGGCTTGTTAGGTATGGAAAAGCGTAATCCCATTGAGCTGTCGGGTGGTGAACAGCAACGCGTGGGTATTGCTCGTGCGGTTGTTAACAAACCACCTCTGCTGCTCGCCGATGAACCCACCGGCAACCTTGACCCCGAACTCTCTGAAGAAATCATGAATCTGTTTACCCGTTTCCAGCAAGTGGGCGTTACGGTATTGATTGCGACCCACGATATCGCCTTGATTGAGCGTATGGGTCATCGTCGTCTGATCCTTGATCAGGGGCAGATGGTGCAAGGTCAACTCAAGGAAGAGCGATATGGCAGCCTCTAA